A portion of the Edaphobacter bradus genome contains these proteins:
- a CDS encoding ABC transporter permease, with the protein MFKDIFGQAMEAMRHNGRRTAVTIVGMAWGIATVVLLLAYGAGFGRAFETIFAQFGTNMIGVFPGTTSEQAGGTKAGVKVRFQMDDVERIAETVPGVIHVAPVLWKTVPVQNDLHSYSWETDGITPELQDVMKMEVAEGRFITADDMQQRNHVAVIGSEAKTKLFSGMYPLGQKIRVNGVSFEVVGVLKPKMQEGDDNLNRIINIPFPTMGDIKDTKYVDGIWMSYHGDHMAVERALRNAMGTAHGFRPTDKNAVFVANIMSQLAQFRIISLALQVLLLFIGVLTLGIAGIGLMNIMLVSVQQRTREIGVEKALGARKRHILMQFLAEALVITGVGGLAGIVLAYAVSKSVGGITFYSAIASNAEAADIYLLISPHIVVIATVVLVVVGLVSGMIPAIQASNLDPIEALRYE; encoded by the coding sequence ATGTTCAAAGACATCTTCGGCCAGGCAATGGAGGCTATGCGGCACAACGGCCGCAGGACGGCGGTCACGATTGTCGGGATGGCGTGGGGGATTGCGACGGTGGTGCTGCTGCTGGCCTATGGAGCCGGGTTTGGCCGCGCCTTCGAGACGATCTTCGCGCAGTTTGGCACGAACATGATCGGCGTCTTCCCAGGAACGACCAGCGAGCAGGCGGGAGGCACGAAGGCTGGGGTGAAGGTGCGCTTCCAGATGGATGACGTCGAGCGAATCGCGGAGACGGTGCCGGGCGTGATCCACGTCGCGCCGGTGCTCTGGAAGACGGTTCCGGTGCAGAATGACCTCCACTCCTATTCGTGGGAGACGGACGGCATTACTCCTGAGCTGCAGGACGTCATGAAGATGGAGGTGGCGGAGGGGCGCTTCATCACAGCGGATGATATGCAGCAACGGAACCATGTGGCGGTGATCGGGTCGGAGGCGAAGACGAAACTGTTCTCCGGAATGTACCCGCTGGGGCAGAAGATTCGTGTGAACGGCGTGAGCTTTGAAGTGGTCGGGGTGCTGAAACCGAAGATGCAGGAGGGGGATGACAACCTGAATCGCATCATCAACATCCCGTTCCCGACGATGGGGGACATCAAGGACACAAAGTATGTGGACGGCATCTGGATGAGCTATCACGGCGACCACATGGCCGTGGAGCGTGCGCTGCGGAATGCGATGGGCACGGCCCACGGCTTCCGTCCCACAGACAAGAATGCGGTCTTCGTCGCGAACATCATGTCGCAGCTGGCGCAGTTCCGCATTATCTCTCTGGCGCTTCAAGTGCTGCTGCTGTTTATCGGAGTGCTGACGCTGGGGATTGCGGGCATCGGGCTGATGAACATCATGCTGGTGAGCGTGCAGCAGAGGACAAGGGAGATCGGCGTGGAGAAGGCGCTGGGAGCGCGGAAGCGGCATATTCTGATGCAGTTTCTGGCCGAGGCCCTGGTGATCACGGGCGTCGGCGGGCTGGCCGGAATTGTGCTTGCCTATGCGGTGAGTAAATCAGTGGGAGGGATTACGTTCTACAGCGCGATCGCCTCCAACGCGGAGGCGGCTGACATCTACCTGCTGATATCCCCGCACATTGTTGTGATCGCCACGGTGGTACTCGTGGTTGTGGGGCTGGTGAGCGGGATGATTCCCGCAATTCAGGCGTCGAATCTCGATCCGATCGAGGCCCTGCGCTACGAGTAA
- a CDS encoding ABC transporter permease, whose translation MRALLDILAQVFRSIGANKLRSFLTMFGIAWGVASLLLLVGLGEGFRSGQRRGLAQLGTDVIMIWGGTIPAMPNQHTGMRPYKLTLDDADAIRTQAPHVRNATAFINRGDLKEVSEFSSSGGSVMGVEVNYPEVRHLPIAQGRFLNADDLAQRRMVVVLGQKNNKLLFPGRPSLGAFITINGYRFQVIGVAEKIGRGNNDGDNQRIYLPLSTMVELFPMTGDNIPEDSISSIQYQPLTPDMNETAKAEVHRIVGQRHGFDPNTKDAFDEWDTIKSERTVGLIFTAMDVFLGGVGIVTLALGAVGIINIMLVTVTERTKEIGLRKALGATSRSILTQFFLEGLLLTGMSGIIGILGAAGLMVVLRAGMGNNQMGFDPPRLVPWSAAMALGTLTLCGIVAGLYPAIQAANMEPVEALRKE comes from the coding sequence ATGCGCGCGCTGCTCGACATCCTCGCTCAGGTGTTCCGGTCGATCGGGGCCAACAAACTCCGCTCATTCCTGACTATGTTCGGCATCGCGTGGGGAGTGGCCTCGCTGCTGCTGCTGGTCGGGCTGGGTGAGGGGTTCCGGTCGGGACAGAGGCGGGGTCTGGCGCAGCTGGGGACCGACGTGATCATGATCTGGGGCGGCACGATTCCTGCGATGCCGAACCAGCATACGGGGATGCGGCCGTACAAGCTGACCCTGGACGATGCGGATGCAATCCGGACGCAGGCTCCGCACGTACGCAATGCGACGGCGTTCATCAATCGCGGCGACCTGAAGGAGGTCAGCGAGTTCTCGAGTTCGGGCGGCTCGGTGATGGGCGTCGAGGTGAACTATCCGGAGGTCCGGCACCTGCCGATCGCTCAGGGACGCTTTCTCAATGCGGACGATCTGGCACAGCGCAGGATGGTGGTTGTGCTGGGGCAGAAGAACAACAAACTGCTGTTTCCCGGACGGCCTTCGCTAGGAGCGTTCATCACCATCAACGGGTACAGGTTTCAGGTGATCGGCGTAGCCGAGAAGATTGGCCGAGGGAACAACGACGGCGACAACCAGAGGATTTACCTTCCGCTGTCGACGATGGTCGAGCTGTTTCCGATGACGGGGGACAACATTCCGGAGGACTCGATCTCCTCGATCCAGTATCAGCCCCTGACGCCTGATATGAATGAGACGGCCAAGGCGGAGGTGCATCGCATCGTCGGGCAGCGGCATGGGTTCGATCCCAACACGAAGGACGCCTTCGACGAGTGGGACACGATCAAGTCAGAGCGGACGGTGGGGCTGATCTTTACAGCAATGGATGTATTTCTCGGTGGTGTGGGGATTGTTACGCTGGCGCTGGGAGCAGTGGGAATCATCAACATCATGCTGGTGACGGTGACGGAACGGACGAAGGAGATCGGTCTTAGGAAGGCATTGGGTGCGACGAGCCGTAGCATCCTGACGCAGTTCTTTCTGGAGGGGCTGCTGCTCACGGGGATGAGCGGGATAATCGGGATTCTGGGGGCTGCGGGTCTGATGGTTGTACTGCGCGCAGGGATGGGAAATAACCAGATGGGTTTCGATCCGCCGCGGCTGGTTCCGTGGTCTGCAGCCATGGCGCTCGGGACGCTGACCCTTTGCGGGATTGTCGCGGGACTGTATCCGGCGATTCAGGCGGCGAATATGGAGCCCGTCGAAGCGCTGCGCAAGGAGTAA
- a CDS encoding 3-hydroxyacyl-CoA dehydrogenase NAD-binding domain-containing protein: MSPESSAPAIRTVAVIGAGTAGRSFAIACAAAGYTVVLEDVMPANLRHAEAEYADASLRGRSGSLELASTVEDAVREADLAVDFVPDELESKLEIFSMIDRMAPPKTILCTPSEALSITDLASCVYRPERSVAVRGGLAAGSTVRVLYPAQAEAGVVQAVEDFLRRLGFEVRAEVDPDEPALMKNQVRGPI; the protein is encoded by the coding sequence GTGAGCCCGGAGAGCAGCGCTCCGGCGATCAGAACGGTAGCGGTAATAGGTGCTGGTACGGCAGGGCGCAGTTTTGCCATCGCATGCGCGGCGGCGGGGTACACCGTCGTTCTCGAAGACGTGATGCCGGCCAACCTGCGACATGCTGAGGCAGAGTACGCCGATGCCAGTCTGCGCGGGAGGTCCGGCTCGCTGGAGTTGGCCTCGACCGTGGAAGACGCCGTGCGCGAAGCCGACCTTGCGGTGGATTTCGTGCCGGATGAGCTGGAGTCGAAGCTGGAGATCTTCAGCATGATCGACCGGATGGCTCCGCCGAAGACGATTCTGTGCACTCCGAGCGAGGCGTTGAGCATTACCGACCTGGCGTCGTGCGTGTATCGCCCGGAGCGCTCGGTGGCCGTGCGGGGTGGACTGGCGGCTGGCAGCACGGTGCGGGTGCTGTATCCGGCGCAGGCTGAGGCGGGTGTGGTGCAGGCGGTGGAGGATTTTCTGCGAAGGCTGGGGTTTGAGGTGCGGGCGGAGGTCGACCCGGACGAGCCTGCTCTGATGAAGAACCAGGTCCGTGGCCCAATCTGA
- the malQ gene encoding 4-alpha-glucanotransferase, with translation MSGEAAKQERMSGILLHVTSLPSYGGVGDFGPAAYAFADFLASAKQRLWQVLPLSPTGYGDSPYSALSAFAGNPLLISVERLVDDGWLRHKQIAGLAGHEGPANFEAATRLKLPLIEKAAANFLDHASSEARSRFQKFCHDNISWLPDYAAFSVLRRMHNYVSWNEWPAGYALRKDGEMAALLNSHGRELAIEEVIQFFFSEQWSALRTYCAKRGIRILGDVAIFVSYDSADVWTHPEMFELNEERKPTRVSGVPPDYFSDTGQRWGNPLYKWGLLREHGFDWWVARIRRALALYDMIRLDHFRGFEAYWSIPAEEETAVNGQWVKAPGHELFHRLKDVFGPLPFVAEDLGLITPEVEELREHFGMPGMRILQFGFFDRGSHLYLPHQFLPNTVVYTGTHDNNTTLGWWRDDASAAERLHLQIYLQRIKHGDDVVWTMIRAAARSVANLCIFPLQDVLHLGSEARMNTPAAGTGNWTWRYGLNSLHPDFATQMAALMEMTDRDGYKPPKEGADAGRDVAKAAKDAAKGQSRT, from the coding sequence ATGAGTGGGGAAGCGGCGAAACAGGAGCGGATGTCGGGGATTCTGCTGCATGTGACTTCGTTACCGTCATATGGCGGCGTAGGGGACTTTGGCCCGGCGGCGTATGCGTTCGCAGACTTTCTCGCGAGCGCAAAGCAGAGGCTGTGGCAGGTGTTGCCCCTGAGCCCGACAGGCTACGGAGACTCGCCTTATTCCGCGCTGTCGGCGTTTGCGGGGAACCCGCTGCTAATCAGCGTGGAGCGGCTGGTCGACGATGGGTGGCTGCGGCATAAGCAGATTGCAGGGCTGGCAGGGCATGAGGGGCCGGCAAACTTTGAAGCAGCGACTCGGCTTAAGCTGCCGCTCATCGAGAAGGCTGCAGCGAATTTTCTGGACCACGCGAGCAGCGAGGCGAGGTCCCGGTTTCAAAAGTTCTGCCATGACAATATCTCCTGGCTGCCGGACTATGCCGCGTTCAGCGTGCTGCGACGGATGCACAATTACGTAAGCTGGAACGAGTGGCCGGCAGGCTACGCGCTGCGCAAGGATGGTGAGATGGCGGCGCTGCTGAACTCGCATGGGCGGGAGCTGGCCATTGAAGAGGTCATCCAGTTCTTCTTTAGCGAACAGTGGTCCGCTCTTCGGACTTACTGCGCGAAACGGGGCATTCGCATCCTGGGCGATGTAGCGATCTTTGTGAGCTACGACAGCGCCGACGTGTGGACGCATCCGGAGATGTTCGAGCTGAACGAGGAACGAAAGCCGACTCGTGTTTCGGGCGTGCCGCCGGATTATTTTTCGGATACCGGGCAACGATGGGGGAATCCGCTGTACAAGTGGGGGCTACTGCGGGAGCACGGGTTTGACTGGTGGGTGGCGCGAATTCGCCGGGCTCTGGCGCTCTATGACATGATTCGCCTCGACCACTTCCGCGGGTTTGAGGCGTACTGGTCGATCCCGGCCGAAGAAGAAACGGCGGTCAACGGACAGTGGGTGAAGGCTCCGGGGCATGAGCTGTTTCACCGGCTGAAGGATGTCTTCGGCCCTTTGCCGTTTGTGGCTGAGGACCTCGGATTGATTACGCCGGAGGTCGAAGAGCTGCGGGAGCACTTCGGGATGCCGGGGATGAGGATTCTGCAGTTCGGTTTCTTCGACCGGGGGAGCCATCTCTATCTTCCGCACCAGTTCCTGCCGAACACGGTCGTCTACACGGGGACGCACGATAACAACACGACACTGGGATGGTGGCGCGACGATGCAAGCGCGGCGGAACGACTGCATTTGCAGATATATCTCCAGAGGATCAAGCACGGCGACGATGTGGTGTGGACGATGATTCGGGCGGCGGCACGGTCGGTAGCGAACCTGTGCATCTTTCCACTGCAGGATGTCTTGCACCTGGGCAGCGAGGCGAGGATGAACACGCCAGCGGCGGGAACGGGGAACTGGACGTGGCGATATGGGCTCAACTCACTGCATCCGGACTTTGCCACGCAGATGGCGGCGTTGATGGAGATGACGGACCGCGATGGCTATAAGCCTCCTAAGGAAGGGGCGGACGCGGGCAGGGACGTGGCCAAGGCGGCGAAAGATGCAGCCAAGGGGCAGAGCAGGACATAA
- a CDS encoding peptidylprolyl isomerase, protein MIRILQQDTRAVKILFAVIIGLAAVTMVITLVPGVFDNPDTNNAAVYATVRAPGLLGRFGMDTSKVTTVEVNQLAARQLQQQHLPEALMPYLVPRAGQMLVQRTILKQEADRLNLQVSDEDLRRELETGVFAQYLFPNGKYIGDDAYMNFVQNFFQTSRADFESQVKSDMELNRLQALITGGINVSDNAVREAYKVQGTKVKFDYAVISAEDLGKTVNPTDAQLQDFYKQNAARYATAVPETRKIQYVAFDASNLPGGKPQVSDADVQAYYNQHKDQFQVKDQVKVRHILIAVPAGADAKTDAAAKGKAEDLLKQIKGGANFAELAQKNSDDPGSKPQGGELGWLDRGKTVPEFDKAAFSLPVGQTSDLIKTQFGYHILQVEDKKTAHMRPLDEVKGEIVPVLEQQRIGAAEQTFASQLASDAKKNGMDKAAAARGLKLVTTDYVGKDGVIAGLADGSSLLTQAFTVVKGADPAPVSTGDGFAVFQVADVKPAHAPEFADYKQHLLDDYRAQQVPQLLNAQLNKLDDRAKVLNDLKKAAAEMNIPVKSSELVGRDGQVPDLGAMSGQGAAAFTMNKGGISGPINEGRIGVVLSVTDKQEPTAEDIAKNFDQTRESLLNDQREEIFRVYVGSLTEKYQKSGAVRYSKKSQESLPVGN, encoded by the coding sequence ATGATTCGCATTCTGCAGCAGGACACTCGCGCCGTTAAGATTCTGTTTGCCGTCATCATCGGCCTCGCCGCAGTCACCATGGTGATCACGCTCGTTCCCGGCGTCTTTGACAACCCAGACACCAATAACGCGGCTGTGTACGCGACGGTTCGCGCACCAGGGCTGCTGGGCCGGTTCGGGATGGACACCTCCAAGGTGACCACGGTTGAGGTCAACCAGCTTGCGGCACGTCAGCTGCAGCAGCAGCACCTCCCTGAGGCTTTGATGCCATACCTTGTTCCGCGTGCGGGGCAGATGCTGGTGCAGAGGACGATTCTGAAGCAGGAGGCTGACCGGCTGAACCTGCAGGTGAGTGACGAAGACCTGCGGCGCGAGCTTGAGACGGGAGTGTTTGCGCAGTATCTGTTCCCGAACGGCAAGTACATCGGCGACGACGCTTACATGAACTTCGTGCAGAACTTCTTTCAGACCAGCCGTGCCGACTTCGAGTCGCAGGTGAAGAGCGATATGGAGCTCAACCGGCTGCAGGCGCTGATTACCGGCGGCATCAATGTCTCGGACAACGCCGTGCGCGAGGCCTACAAGGTTCAGGGCACGAAGGTGAAATTCGATTACGCTGTGATCTCGGCTGAAGACCTGGGCAAGACGGTCAACCCGACCGACGCGCAGCTTCAGGATTTCTACAAGCAGAACGCGGCACGCTATGCGACGGCGGTGCCGGAGACGCGGAAGATTCAGTATGTTGCCTTCGACGCGTCGAACCTGCCGGGCGGCAAGCCGCAGGTCAGCGACGCCGACGTTCAGGCTTACTACAACCAGCACAAGGACCAGTTCCAGGTGAAGGACCAGGTGAAGGTGCGCCACATCCTGATCGCGGTTCCGGCAGGAGCCGATGCAAAGACGGATGCCGCTGCAAAGGGCAAGGCAGAAGACCTTCTGAAGCAGATCAAGGGCGGAGCGAACTTCGCAGAACTGGCCCAGAAGAACTCGGACGACCCAGGCAGCAAGCCGCAGGGTGGCGAACTCGGATGGCTCGACCGCGGCAAGACGGTTCCGGAGTTCGACAAGGCGGCGTTCTCGCTGCCCGTGGGACAGACCTCAGACCTGATCAAGACGCAGTTCGGCTATCACATCCTGCAGGTGGAGGATAAGAAGACGGCGCACATGCGTCCTCTGGACGAGGTGAAGGGCGAGATCGTGCCGGTGCTGGAACAGCAGCGGATCGGCGCGGCAGAGCAGACGTTTGCCTCGCAGCTCGCCTCCGATGCGAAGAAGAATGGGATGGACAAGGCTGCGGCGGCCCGCGGGCTGAAGCTGGTGACGACGGACTACGTCGGTAAGGATGGCGTTATCGCTGGTCTGGCGGACGGCTCGTCGCTGCTGACCCAGGCCTTCACTGTCGTGAAGGGAGCCGATCCGGCTCCGGTTTCGACGGGCGATGGGTTTGCGGTGTTCCAGGTCGCAGACGTCAAGCCGGCACATGCTCCAGAGTTCGCCGACTATAAGCAGCACCTCCTCGACGACTACCGTGCGCAGCAGGTTCCGCAGCTTTTGAACGCGCAGCTCAACAAGCTGGACGACCGTGCAAAGGTGCTAAACGACCTCAAGAAGGCGGCTGCGGAGATGAATATCCCTGTGAAGTCGAGCGAACTTGTGGGACGGGACGGCCAGGTCCCGGATCTCGGTGCAATGAGCGGGCAGGGAGCCGCGGCCTTCACGATGAACAAGGGCGGAATCTCCGGGCCGATCAACGAAGGTCGCATTGGAGTGGTGTTGTCGGTGACGGACAAACAGGAGCCGACGGCCGAGGATATCGCCAAGAACTTCGACCAGACGCGTGAGTCCCTGCTGAACGATCAGCGCGAGGAGATCTTCCGCGTGTATGTCGGGAGCCTCACGGAGAAGTACCAGAAGAGCGGTGCGGTCCGGTACTCGAAGAAGTCGCAGGAGAGCTTGCCAGTTGGGAATTAG
- a CDS encoding BON domain-containing protein, with amino-acid sequence MRSDGGLFRSSRAVVVAAALLATSRAGVAQDKVPTVPDAQVEANVLKALAGAPELADQAISTTTVYGTVTLSGTVRDEASRVKAEQLVAHTAGVKKVVDELVIGTVPPIAVPNPQPTENADGQEQGTNPNLQSDGTMAPPNAGQDNGMQQAPAQNQPYGQPQGQAWPQDQGQPRYAGQPPYPPPPYRRSYPYGAPPQYAQQPQRATIVQQPGQTVVVPSGTVLRVRINQALDSQKTQPGTAFDGVVLTDVIAGNQIAIPRGASVQGVVADAQPGTPLRGRGGIALQLTQVSLEGKTYPLTTGEWTQAGADKTGQTVGNTVGLGALGAIIGGAAGGGAGALAGAGIGGVAGLGVSSVTGRGDAVIPAEAILNFKLTQQAALTTVSQAELDRLGAGFPQQTQQQLRRRYPYAPPPPPPPGYYYGPGYYPYYPYPYYRYYR; translated from the coding sequence ATGAGGTCTGATGGTGGTTTGTTTCGGAGCTCGCGGGCGGTAGTGGTGGCTGCTGCGCTGCTGGCCACTTCCAGGGCTGGGGTTGCGCAGGACAAGGTTCCGACGGTTCCCGATGCCCAGGTTGAGGCCAATGTTCTGAAGGCTTTGGCAGGGGCTCCCGAGCTTGCAGACCAGGCGATCAGCACGACGACCGTATATGGCACGGTGACGCTGAGCGGAACGGTGCGGGACGAGGCTTCGCGGGTGAAGGCCGAGCAGTTAGTGGCTCATACGGCAGGAGTGAAGAAGGTTGTTGATGAGCTGGTGATCGGGACAGTTCCTCCCATTGCGGTTCCGAACCCGCAGCCGACGGAGAATGCTGACGGCCAGGAGCAGGGAACGAACCCGAACCTGCAGTCGGATGGGACTATGGCTCCTCCAAACGCTGGCCAGGATAATGGTATGCAGCAGGCTCCCGCGCAGAACCAGCCTTACGGTCAGCCACAGGGACAGGCCTGGCCTCAGGATCAGGGACAGCCACGGTACGCAGGGCAGCCCCCCTATCCACCTCCTCCGTACAGGCGGTCTTATCCCTATGGAGCACCTCCGCAGTACGCACAGCAGCCGCAGCGGGCCACGATCGTGCAGCAGCCGGGGCAGACTGTGGTTGTTCCGAGCGGGACAGTGTTGCGCGTGCGAATCAATCAGGCTCTCGACAGCCAGAAGACGCAGCCGGGAACCGCGTTTGATGGGGTTGTGCTGACAGATGTCATCGCAGGAAATCAGATTGCGATTCCACGTGGAGCGAGCGTGCAGGGGGTGGTCGCCGATGCGCAGCCTGGGACACCGCTTCGGGGCCGCGGAGGAATCGCGCTGCAGCTTACGCAGGTGTCGCTGGAGGGCAAGACCTATCCGCTGACGACCGGCGAGTGGACGCAGGCCGGTGCGGATAAGACCGGCCAGACGGTTGGGAACACCGTGGGGCTTGGCGCTTTGGGCGCGATCATTGGTGGAGCGGCTGGCGGCGGCGCTGGTGCTCTCGCCGGTGCAGGTATTGGCGGCGTTGCCGGGCTGGGAGTTTCATCTGTGACGGGGCGCGGAGATGCGGTGATTCCGGCCGAGGCGATCCTGAACTTCAAGCTGACCCAGCAGGCGGCGCTGACGACGGTCTCACAGGCGGAGTTGGACAGGCTCGGGGCCGGGTTTCCGCAGCAGACTCAGCAGCAGCTTCGGAGACGGTATCCGTACGCGCCACCACCGCCTCCTCCTCCGGGCTACTACTACGGCCCGGGATATTACCCGTATTATCCGTATCCTTACTACCGGTATTACCGGTGA